One window of the Mycobacteriales bacterium genome contains the following:
- a CDS encoding APC family permease, giving the protein MTAAITESEAPTGKGLKGGTLGLWSTVVVGVASTAPAYSLAATLGFIVAFVGLQSAIVAVLAFIPMWMISVGYSELNKQDPDCGTTFTWATRMFGPRAGWYMGGWGIIASDILIMASLAQIAGQYVFLLFGADKIGDNAASGWVLLIGLLWIALMTYICYRGIEVSANMQKGLLAIEAGMLVVFATVALIKVGTGHAGPTHVDPSWSWFNPFNIPSVSAFVAGLILMIFIYWGWDTAVTVNEETKDPAKTPGRAAVISTILLLAIYAVVILAAQSFAGVGAHGIGLGNPNHSNDVLNVLGRAVFGHSAIGTICVKLLLLMVLSSAAASTQTTILPTARTSLAMAVYRAIPTTFAKIHKRHLTPTNSTVAMGLISAVLYVIMNYLSHGEVISDSVTACGVFIALYYGTTGFACAWWYRKTLFSNPRDLFMQGIIPVTGGVILFIVMGWSAYLDWLNPYAKHYNPTEASFTGWQMTFPPHWAIGGVAVLVVGAGLIGLIAMVTYGIARPAFFRGEVLNKYTPTLVPETTGVPAGFPPQIGRDDVAADMPLVPPEYDEPTGPTPVEGVDEAPH; this is encoded by the coding sequence ATGACAGCCGCGATCACCGAATCCGAGGCGCCGACCGGCAAGGGTCTCAAGGGCGGCACGCTCGGCCTGTGGTCCACCGTCGTGGTGGGCGTCGCGTCGACCGCACCGGCCTACAGCCTGGCGGCGACGCTCGGTTTCATCGTGGCCTTCGTCGGGCTGCAATCCGCCATCGTGGCGGTCCTCGCCTTCATCCCGATGTGGATGATCTCGGTCGGCTACAGCGAGCTGAACAAGCAGGACCCTGACTGCGGCACGACCTTCACCTGGGCGACCCGCATGTTCGGCCCGCGGGCCGGCTGGTACATGGGCGGCTGGGGAATCATCGCCTCCGACATCCTGATCATGGCCAGCCTGGCGCAGATCGCCGGCCAGTACGTGTTTCTCCTCTTCGGCGCGGACAAGATCGGCGACAACGCGGCAAGCGGATGGGTGTTGCTGATCGGCCTGCTCTGGATCGCCCTCATGACCTACATCTGCTACCGCGGGATCGAGGTCTCGGCGAACATGCAGAAGGGCCTGCTCGCCATCGAGGCTGGGATGCTGGTCGTCTTCGCCACCGTCGCCCTGATCAAGGTCGGCACCGGTCACGCCGGGCCGACCCACGTCGACCCGTCGTGGAGCTGGTTCAACCCGTTCAACATCCCCAGCGTGTCGGCCTTCGTCGCCGGCCTGATCCTCATGATCTTCATCTACTGGGGCTGGGACACCGCGGTGACGGTCAACGAGGAGACCAAGGACCCGGCGAAGACCCCGGGTCGCGCGGCCGTCATCTCGACCATCCTGCTGCTCGCCATCTACGCCGTGGTCATCCTGGCCGCGCAGTCCTTCGCCGGCGTCGGCGCCCACGGGATCGGGCTCGGGAACCCCAACCACTCGAACGACGTTCTCAACGTGCTCGGGCGAGCGGTGTTCGGCCACTCCGCGATCGGCACGATCTGCGTCAAGCTGCTGCTGCTCATGGTGCTGAGCTCAGCCGCGGCATCGACTCAGACCACGATCCTGCCGACCGCGCGGACCTCGCTCGCGATGGCGGTCTACCGGGCGATCCCCACAACGTTCGCCAAGATTCACAAGCGGCACCTGACCCCGACCAACTCGACGGTCGCGATGGGCCTGATCTCCGCGGTGTTGTACGTGATCATGAACTACCTCTCGCACGGTGAGGTGATCAGCGACTCGGTGACCGCATGTGGCGTGTTCATCGCGCTCTACTACGGCACGACCGGATTCGCCTGCGCGTGGTGGTACCGCAAAACCTTGTTCAGCAATCCCCGCGACCTGTTCATGCAGGGCATCATCCCGGTGACCGGCGGCGTCATCCTGTTCATCGTCATGGGCTGGAGCGCCTACCTGGACTGGCTGAACCCGTACGCGAAGCACTACAACCCGACCGAGGCGAGCTTCACCGGTTGGCAGATGACCTTCCCGCCGCACTGGGCGATCGGCGGCGTCGCCGTGCTCGTCGTCGGAGCGGGACTCATCGGCCTCATCGCGATGGTGACCTACGGCATCGCCCGCCCGGCGTTCTTCCGGGGCGAGGTGCTGAACAAGTACACGCCGACGCTGGTGCCGGAGACCACCGGCGTGCCGGCCGGCTTCCCGCCACAGATCGGCAGGGACGACGTCGCCGCGGACATGCCGTTGGTGCCACCGGAGTACGACGAGCCCACCGGCCCGACTCCTGTCGAGGGCGTCGACGAGGCTCCGCACTAG
- a CDS encoding saccharopine dehydrogenase C-terminal domain-containing protein produces MRVVIVGSGGVGAAAARIAARREFFSAVVLADYNDAAARKAAESTDDPRFTGVQVDASDTAAVAELLRATKADAVLNACDPRFVMPIFDAAFETGTTYLDMAMSLSHPHPDEPYAKTGVMLGDEQFARAEEWQKRELFALAGIGVEPGLSDVFARYAADQLFSSIDQLGVRDGADLVVDGYDFAPTFSIWTTIEECLNPPVIWEKGRGWFTTAPFSEPEVFDFPEGIGPVECVNVEHEEVLLMPRWIDANRVTFKYGLGNEFIQVLSTLHKLGLDSVEPVEVGSTAVSPRDVVAACLPNPATLGDKMRGRTCAGTLVTGTGKDGNPREVYLYQVADNETCMREWGSQAVVWQTAFNPIVAMELIAAGTWSGAGVLGPEALDPQPFLDLLPDYGAPWGMVERTPA; encoded by the coding sequence ATGCGTGTAGTCATTGTGGGGTCCGGCGGCGTCGGTGCGGCCGCGGCCCGGATCGCGGCCCGCCGTGAGTTCTTCTCCGCTGTCGTCCTCGCGGACTACAACGACGCCGCCGCCCGCAAGGCCGCCGAGTCGACCGACGACCCGCGTTTCACCGGGGTACAGGTTGACGCGAGCGATACCGCTGCCGTTGCCGAGCTGCTCCGCGCGACCAAGGCCGATGCGGTCCTCAACGCGTGTGACCCGCGCTTCGTCATGCCGATCTTCGACGCCGCCTTCGAGACCGGTACGACGTACCTCGACATGGCGATGTCCCTGTCGCACCCGCATCCGGACGAGCCCTATGCGAAGACCGGCGTCATGCTCGGCGACGAGCAGTTCGCGAGGGCAGAGGAGTGGCAGAAGCGCGAGCTGTTCGCGCTCGCCGGCATCGGCGTCGAGCCGGGCCTGTCCGACGTGTTCGCCCGCTACGCCGCGGACCAGCTGTTTTCCTCGATCGACCAGCTCGGCGTCCGGGACGGCGCTGATCTCGTCGTCGACGGCTACGACTTTGCTCCGACGTTTTCGATCTGGACCACCATCGAGGAGTGCCTGAACCCGCCGGTCATCTGGGAGAAGGGTCGCGGCTGGTTCACGACCGCGCCGTTCAGCGAGCCGGAGGTCTTCGACTTCCCCGAGGGGATCGGTCCGGTCGAGTGCGTGAACGTGGAGCACGAGGAGGTTCTCCTCATGCCTCGGTGGATCGATGCCAACCGCGTGACGTTCAAGTACGGCCTCGGCAACGAGTTCATCCAGGTGCTCTCCACGCTGCACAAGCTGGGGTTGGACTCGGTCGAGCCGGTCGAGGTCGGCAGCACTGCCGTCTCTCCCCGAGACGTCGTGGCGGCCTGCCTGCCGAACCCCGCAACCCTCGGCGACAAGATGCGCGGCCGGACCTGCGCCGGGACGCTGGTCACCGGCACCGGCAAGGACGGCAACCCGCGCGAGGTCTACCTCTATCAGGTCGCCGACAACGAGACCTGCATGCGCGAATGGGGCTCGCAGGCAGTGGTGTGGCAGACCGCGTTCAACCCGATCGTGGCGATGGAGCTGATCGCGGCCGGCACGTGGTCGGGTGCCGGAGTCCTCGGACCAGAAGCGTTGGACCCGCAGCCGTTCCTCGATCTGCTGCCGGACTACGGCGCGCCGTGGGGAATGGTCGAGCGCACCCCGGCCTGA